The following proteins come from a genomic window of Miscanthus floridulus cultivar M001 chromosome 2, ASM1932011v1, whole genome shotgun sequence:
- the LOC136523841 gene encoding protein virilizer homolog, whose amino-acid sequence MGRPEPVVLFAQTILHSQLDEYVDEVLFSEPVVITACEFLEQNASPSMPNISLVGATSPPSFALEVFVHCDGESRFRRLCHPFLYSHSSSNVLEVEAIVTNHLVLRGTYRSLTLVIYGNTAEDLGQFNIELGLDHSLANVVSSPSEGKLEDLPPALHSSKLSFEESLSSLKPLSFHATSVDLSIEAKKVLHLALKMYQMSDVENLIPNLRSAVLSAISKYVTASTNHILHTSSQDSANAFTKSDFDSQEINKILAEAGNELSEIWKNVHAVTDSNLFNDNGFTIGVDEDLPTTKILIELFNQCFPYYKNFSLLDLQCPSQNKWLVLSLSLVLLLCSSKESCFYFVDTGGMEQIINLLCWKTPKSAATILLLLGIVEHATRNGFGCEAFLGWWPQTEHSSIPVGGSDGYCSLLKLLLEKERHDIASLATYVLQRLRFYEILSKYESAVVKVISNLQDDKLSTDGVPFLISASVEFAEMLKLIICCGPIEDPSPVATARRIFKYEHLEGLLSYKATIDLITSSKYSFLQYDTDPYLLSLIQERSFFPLSAALLSSPILHLASGPAAEILMGIASSIESIILSLLFCRSGLSFLLSQPEATELVVLSLQDAENMNKAECITLRQAFVLLSKGFFCRPKEVGMITELHLKVASAANRIPSVPPNSDELLWVLWELCAISRSDSGRQALLALGYFPEAISVLLRSLSSYKDLDSVMAKNGGSPLGLAIFHSAAEILEVLVADSTASSLKSWIGFAVDLHKALHSSSPGSNRKDAPTRLLEWIDAGVVYQRNGARGLLRYSAILASGGDAHLSSGNVLVSDSMDVENVVADSNSSSDGQVIDNLLGKFVADKYFDGVALCITSVVQLTTAFRILAFISDDKAVASSLFEEGAITVIYIVLMNCKSMLERLSNSYDYLVDEGAELSSTTELLLDRTHEQAIVDLMIPSLVLLINLLHILRETKEQYRNKKLLSSLLQLHREVSPRLAACAADLSFMFPTFAIGFGVVCHLITSALACWPLYNWAPGLFHCLLENIEATNASVPLGPKAAFSLLCLLGDLFPDEGIWLWKVELPSLSAIRSLSTGTVLGPQVEKEVNWYLHPEHVAILLVRLMPQLDRLARIIDNFATSALMVIQDMLRVFIVRVASEKIECAVVLLRPIFIWLDDKVDKTSLSEREIFKVHQLLQFTVKLSEHPTGKVLLWRMGFTRIFRKLLQNCSRASFSDDNQTFGMAASKNDLMLKWRIPLFKSIAYIFSIDPSNNEKAVIEESLNEKSVHECSLVMHHLMMFCQVLPVGREMLACSLAFKELASSYTCRSAVTLILSQIHTSNKDVLEKDESDPNHNLPTLDGWNCFSSLFKCWKKLVKYIGSNQPMDYLVETIYSLTLGAITLSQYGENLEGLLILRYLFGLPSDPSGSLESSGESPSEIELFMKTSEEKICQSFENSTTAVGKTLLRKLLNSITLLRTILENSGQSADSVQMVLEEGTDSLSEIARSVVMTAHLMPSLANVSVNDESSFLFSNVWKVIVDSEEPLDCQEGEFAKRLVWELPDSSLDKQLTPGQSARRKLALGESASRRVRDNQLPEPTGQFSRGLNTTNASSGHTRRDTFRQRKPNTSRPPSMHVDDYVARERNIDGASSASNIVNSTPRGMLSGRPPSIHVDEFMARQRERQNPVPAPTGDAPQAKSQTSLDDSLRTKTENLRQPKTDLDDDQEIEIVFDEESGSDDKLPFPQPDDSLQSPPVIIGENSPGPVIETENQENERIPFSQRATSLPQDDESPGIDISSQTAMLSEANNSLELKYSVSSPGKNSFRDHAEESNYPSIGVSGRSSVQADHQQLSRRHEKRSPQKFSGTSLSSGSHGHEHRHSNNHPPLPPMPPPISSVPMQNTDSVNRQSSSFSARDRPTPSPSGHPTQSFDSSMPSAFTGLQGQTQYMLAGVGGSSANDLPNAEAKLLWNTFPVNRIPLETFSSGLSARPMPPHTPYSAVATQHAMMSSSSPATLYNQGSVVQPSPTASIISDSNLAMNSASGSMITSNLLPSFAPQFLMGRPSMPTPFFGMPLQQVQFSSGLPQNISNPQPSVSSVQPRPPPPPPPPQQPHPSQTLQQLGALQLPHQDQQLPYPQSAILPQVPLQFPNQLPIPQLQLYHQSQQESGQTLRQVGEQSQLQNQGMQADSFSQQQQDSGINLNQFFSSPEAIQSLLSDREKLCQLLEQNPKLMQMLQDRIGQL is encoded by the exons ATGGGCCGCCCGGAGCCTGTCGTGCTGTTCGCTCAGACGATCCTCCACTCCCAGCTGGACGAGTACGTCGACGAG GTGCTATTTTCTGAACCAGTTGTGATAACTGCTTGTGAGTTTCTTGAGCAGAATGCATCTCCTTCTATGCCAAACATTTCCCTTGTTGG TGCTACATCGCCACCTTCATTTGCTTTGGAAGTGTTTGTTCACTGTGATGGGGAGTCTCGATTTAGGCGTCTTTGCCATCCTTTCTTATATTCACATTCTTCATCCAATGTGCTAGAAGTTGAG GCTATTGTGACAAACCATTTAGTTCTGCGTGGAACTTATCGCAGCCTCACCCTTGTAATATATGGCAATACCGCCGAAGACCTTGGTCAATTCAACATAGAACTAGGCCTGGACCATTCTCTTGCGAATGTTGTTAGCTCTCCATCAGAGGGAAAGCTTGAAGACCTCCCACCAGCGCTACATTCATCCAAATTGTCATTTGAAGAATCATTATCATCATTGAAACCGTTGAGTTTTCATGCCACTAGTGTTGACTTATCAATTGAAGCGAAGAAAGTCTTACATTTGGCTCTGAAAATGTACCAAATGTCTGATGTGGAAAATCTTATTCCTAACCTAAGAAGCGCAGTTCTCTCAGCTATTTCTAAATATGTGACTGCTAGTACAAACCATATTCTACATACTTCGAGTCAAGACTCAGCAAATGCGTTCACCAAGAGTGATTTTGATTCTCAGGAAATTAACAAAATTCTTGCTGAAGCTGGTAATGAGCTCTCTGAAATTTGGAAAAATGTCCATGCTGTTACTGACAGTAATCTTTTCAATGATAATGGTTTTACCATTGGAGTAGATGAAGACTTGCCCACGACCAAGATTCTAATTGAGTTGTTTAACCAATGTTTCCCATATTACAAGAATTTTTCTTTACTTGATCTACAATGTCCTTCTCAG AACAAATGGTTGGTCCTGTCTTTGAGTTTGGTTCTCCTGCTATGCTCCTCAAAGGAGAGTTGCTTTTATTTTGTTGATACTGGTGGGATGGAGCAAATCATTAATCTGCTTTGCTGGAAGACACCAAAATCTGCAGCTACCATATTGCTTCTCCTAGGTATTGTGGAGCATGCTACTCGGAATGGTTTTGGATGTGAAGCTTTCCTGGGATGGTGGCCGCAAACTGAGCACAGCAGTATACCTGTTGGCGGCAGTGATGGCTATTGCTCTTTGCTGAAGCTTCTACTGGAAAAGGAAAGGCATGATATTGCCTCTCTAGCTACATATGTTCTACAACGCTTGCGTTTTTATGAGATACTATCTAAATACGAG TCTGCAGTAGTCAAAGTGATTTCCAATCTTCAGGATGATAAACTTTCTACTGATGGAGTTCCATTTCTTATTTCTGCTAGTGTTGAATTTGCTGAAATGCTG AAATTGATTATTTGCTGTGGCCCTATTGAAGATCCGTCACCAGTGGCTACTGCTAGAAGAATATTTAAGTATGAACATTTAGAAGGCTTGCTTTCATACAAAGCAACAATTGATCTTATAACTTCGTCTAAATACAGTTTTTTGCAGTATGATACTGATCCATACTTATTGTCTCTTATCCAG GAAAGAAGTTTTTTTCCTCTGTCAGCGGCCTTATTGTCATCACCTATATTGCATTTAGCCAGTGGCcctgctgccgaaattttgatggGGATAGCATCATCAATTGAATCTAttatcctctccctcctcttttGTCGTTCAG GGTTATCATTCTTGCTCAGTCAACCTGAAGCAACTGAGCTTGTAGTTCTTTCTCTTCAAGATGCAGAAAATATGAATAAAGCAGAATGCATAACTCTTCGGCAGGCTTTTGTTCTTTTATCAAAAGGGTTCTTCTGCCGCCCAAAAGAAGTTGGAATGATCACAGAATTACATCTTAAAGTG GCAAGTGCTGCCAATAGGATACCCTCAGTTCCTCCAAATTCTGACGAACTTTTGTGGGTTCTTTGGGAACTTTGTGCCATTTCAAG GTCTGATTCTGGTCGGCAAGCATTATTAGCTCTTGGGTATTTTCCTGAG GCAATATCAGTTCTACTGAGATCTCTCTCTTCATATAAGGATCTTGATTCAGTCATGGCTAAGAATG GAGGGTCGCCTTTGGGTCTTGCAATTTTCCATTCAGCTGCAGAAATTCTTGAAGTTTTGGTTGCGGATTCAACCGCTTCATCACTTAAATCATGGATTGGGTTTGCTGTTGATCTGCACAAGGCTCTGCATTCATCTTCTCCTGGTTCAAACAGGAAAGATGCACCAACAAGGTTGCTTGAATGGATTGATGCTGGTGTTGTTTATCAGAGAAATGGTGCTCGCGGGCTTCTTCGTTATTCTGCTATTCTTGCATCTGGTGGAGATGCTCATCTTTCTTCAGGAAATGTGCTTGTGTCAGATTCAATGGATGTAGAAAATGTAGTTGCAGATTCAAATAGTAGCTCAGATGGTCAGGTCATTGATAATCTTCTTGGTAAATTTGTTGCGGATAAGTATTTTGACGGAGTTGCCCTATGCATCACTTCTGTGGTCCAATTAACAACCGCTTTCCGTATCTTGGCATTTATTTCGGATGATAAG GCCGTGGCGTCATCCCTTTTTGAAGAAGGCGCCATAACTGTTATATACATAGTCCTGATGAACTGCAAGTCTATGCTTGAGCGTTTATCAAATAGTTATG ATTACCTTGTTGATGAAGGGGCTGAACTGAGTTCTACCACGGAATTACTTCTAGATCGAACTCATGAGCAAGCTATTGTTGACCTCATGATTCCCTCACTTGTCTTGTTGATAAATCTCCTTCATATATTACGT GAAACAAAAGAACAATACCGCAACAAAAAACTTCTTAGTTCTCTTCTGCAGTTGCATCGAGAAGTTAG CCCGAGGCTAGCAGCTTGTGCTGCAGATTTGTCCTTCATGTTTCCTACTTTTGCTATCGGTTTTGGTGTTGTTTGCCATCTTATCACGTCAGCACTTGCTTGCTGGCCGTTGTATAATTGGGCACCTGGTCTGTTTCATTGCCTTCTTGAAAATATCGAGGCTACTAATGCGTCTGTACCATTGGGCCCAAAGGCTGCTTTTAGTCTGCTTTGTCTTCTG GGTGATCTATTCCCAGATGAAGGCATATGGCTATGGAAAGTTGAACTTCCTTCTCTGAGTGCCATTAGATCTTTGAGTACTGGAACAGTGCTTGGGCCTCAAGTGGAGAAAGAGGTGAATTGGTACCTGCATCCTGAACATGTGGCCATATTACTTGTGAGGCTGATGCCACAACTTGATAGACTTGCTCGTATCATTGATAACTTTGCTACTTCG GCCTTGATGGTGATACAGGACATGCTTCGTGTTTTCATTGTTCGTGTTGCCTCAGAAAAGATTGAGTGTGCAGTTGTTCTTCTACGCCCTATATTTATATGGTTAGACGATAAAGTTGACAAAACTTCCCTGTCAGAGAGAGAGATCTTTAAG GTGCATCAGTTGCTTCAGTTTACTGTAAAATTATCTGAGCATCCTACTGGCAAG GTATTGCTTTGGAGGATGGGATTCACAAGGATTTTTAGAAAGTTACTACAGAATTGTAGCCGAGCATCTTTTTCGGATGATAATCAGACTTTTGGAATGGCGGCCTCTAAGAATGACCTCATGCTCAAATGGAGGATCCCTCTATTTAAATCTATTGCATATATCTTTAGTATCGACCCGTCTAATAATGAGAAGGCTGTTATTGAAGA GTCCCTGAATGAGAAATCTGTTCATGAATGCTCTCTTGTCATGCATCACCTCATGATGTTCTGCCAG GTTTTGCCTGTTGGCCGGGAAATGTTAGCATGTTCGTTGGCGTTCAAGGAATTGGCTTCTTCTTATACCTGTAGAAGTGCAGTAACTTTGATATTGTCACAAATACATACTTCCAACAAAGATGTTCTTGAAAAAGATGAGAGTGACCCTAACCATAACTTGCCAACTCTGGATGGTTGGAATTGCTTTTCCTCATTGTTCAAGTGCTGGAAGAAGCTTGTAAAATATATTGGTTCTAATCAACCAATGGATTATTTAGTAGAAACTATTTATTCCTTGACACTAGGTGCTATCACCCTCAGCCAATATGGTGAAAA TCTCGAGGGTCTGTTAATATTGAGGTATCTATTTGGGCTCCCTTCTGATCCTAGTGGTTCCTTGGAATCATCTGGTGAGAGTCCAAGTGAGATTGAGTTATTCATGAAGACATCTGAAGAGAAGATATGCCAAAGCTTTGAAAATTCAACGACTGCTGTTGGAAAGACTCTTTTACGCAAG CTATTGAATTCGATCACATTACTACGCACTATTCTTGAGAATTCTGGGCAATCCGCAGATTCAGTGCAGATGGTTCTTGAAGAAGGCACTGACTCACTGTCCGAAATTGCTCGCTCTGTTGTTATGACAGCTCATCTGATGCCATCCCTAGCCAATGTGTCAGTAAATGATgaatcttcttttctcttctctaaTGTGTGGAAGGTTATTGTTGATTCAGAAGAGCCTCTTGACTGCCAAGAGGGTGAATTTGCAAAGAGACTAGTTTGGGAGTTGCCTGATTCTTCTCTTGATAAACAACTAACACCTGGCCAATCTGCCAGGAGGAAATTAGCACTGGGAGAGAGTGCAAGTAGGCGTGTAAGGGATAATCAACTGCCTGAACCCACTGGACAGTTCTCACGAGGTTTAAATACAACCAATGCTTCTTCAGGACATACACGCAGAGACACTTTCCGCCAGCGGAAACCTAACACAAGTAGACCACCTTCAATGCATGTAGATGACTATGTTGCAAGAGAGAGAAACATAGATGGTGCAAGTAGTGCGTCAAATATTGTGAACTCTACTCCACGGGGAATGCTTAGTGGAAGGCCTCCATCCATTCATGTTGATGAATTTATGGCAAGGCAGAGAGAACGTCAAAATCCTGTGCCAGCCCCAACTGGAGATGCACCTCAAGCTAAAAGTCAGACAAGTTTAGATGACAGCCTTCGTACTAAGACAGAGAACTTGCGTCAACCCAAGACTGATCTCGATGATGACCAAGAAATTGAAATTGTCTTTGATGAGGAATCAGGTTCAGATGATAAACTTCCTTTCCCTCAACCAGATGATAGTCTCCAATCACCACCTGTCATTATTGGGGAAAATTCTCCTGGTCCTGTTATTGAGACAGAAAATCAGGAGAATGAAAGAATTCCCTTTTCCCAGAGGGCCACATCACTCCCACAGGATGATGAAAGTCCTGGCATTGACATTTCTTCCCAGACTGCAATGCTTTCAGAAGCTAACAATTCTTTGGAACTGAAATATTCAGTTTCTAGCCCAGGGAAGAATTCTTTTCGTGATCATGCTGAAGAGTCTAATTATCCTTCTATTGGTGTGTCTGGGAGATCATCTGTACAAGCAGATCATCAACAATTATCTCGCAGACATGAAAAGAGAAGTCCACAAAAATTTTCTGGGACTTCTCTGTCAAGTGGATCCCATGGGCATGAGCATAGACATTCCAATAACCATCCACCTCTGCCACCAATGCCACCACCAATTTCATCGGTGCCCATGCAAAATACTGATTCAGTTAATAGGCAGTCATCTTCCTTTAGTGCTAGAGATCGACCAACACCTAGTCCTTCTGGTCATCCTACACAATCTTTTGACTCTAGTATGCCTAGTGCTTTCACAGGCCTTCAG GGTCAAACTCAATATATGCTTGCAGGCGTTGGCGGTTCATCAGCGAATGATTTACCCAATGCAGAGGCCAAGCTTCTATGGAACACATTTCCAGTAAATAGGATCCCTCTGGAGACATTCAGCTCAGGTTTATCTGCTCGGCCGATGCCACCCCATACACCTTATTCAGCTGTTGCTACTCAACATGCTATGATGAGCTCTAGCTCTCCAGCAACGCTGTATAACCAAGGGAGTGTTGTCCAGCCTTCTCCAACTGCTTCTATTATTAGTGATTCAAATTTAGCCATGAACTCCGCATCTGGCAGCATGATCACATCGAATCTGCTGCCATCATTTGCACCACAATTTCTGATGGGCAGGCCTTCAATGCCTACACCGTTTTTTGGAATGCCTCTTCAACAAGTTCAATTTTCATCTGGTCTTCCACAAAATATTTCTAACCCTCAGCCTTCTGTCTCCTCAGTACAACCACGGCCAcctccacccccaccaccaccacagcagcCACATCCTTCTCAGACACTACAACAACTTGGTGCTCTCCAATTACCACACCAAGATCAGCAGCTGCCATATCCCCAGAGTGCTATCTTGCCACAAGTTCCATTGCAGTTTCCTAACCAGCTACCCATTCCTCAACTACAATTGTATCATCAAAGCCAGCAGGAATCTGGGCAAACACTGAGGCAAGTTGGTGAACAATCACAGCTTCAGAACCAGGGTATGCAAGCTGATAGTTTCTCACAACAGCAGCAAGACTCAGGGATCAACTTAAACCAGTTCTTTTCATCTCCAGAAGCCATTCAG AGTCTACTTAGTGATCGTGAGAAGCTCTGCCAGCTTTTAGAGCAAAATCCAAAACTTATGCAAATGCTCCAG GATCGCATCGGCCAGTTGTAG